The window AAGCACGATGGCGAAGGCGCCGTCGGGGCCGGCGTCGGTCGAGCCGAGCGCAGTCCCCCCATTCAGGATCTCGACCTTGGCTTTGGGCGCGGCGCTGCCGGCGACAACGATCGAGCCATTGCCTTCGACGCGCACGACATCGAAGCTCGGCAGCGTGGGACCGGCAGCGGCAGGCGCCTGAGCGGCCGGCGAGGATGCAGCCGGAGCCGCAGGAGCCATGGTGTTGTTGGCGGGCGCCATCGTGTTGTTTGCGGCCGGCGCCATTGAATTGGCCGGAGGCTGCGGCAGGCGCGCCTCGGTGGTTGTGCCGGCGGGCGCTGCCGGCTTGGTGTCCGCTGGCGGAAGCGCCGCGATCTGCGTCGGCTTCTGGTCGACATACGGATCGAGCGCACCCGAGCCATAGGCGACCGCCGCGACGGCGACAACGCCGCCCGCCGCGAACAGAAACGCCTTCGAAGAATTGATAGCCATGCTCTGCCCTACCCCCTTAGCCACCTAACGCCGGTCTAGCGTGTTTTGTCCAAATCGACAAGAAAAAGCCCGCCTCTGGGCTTGACCCAGCCAACCGTCCCCATCACCAATCATCGCCATGAACACGATTCGATCCGTCTGCGTCTATTGCGGTTCGTCTCCGGGCCGCGACGAGGCCTACGTCAAGGCCGGGCACCTGCTCGGCCGCTCGCTCGCCAAATCCGGTTTGCGCCTCGTCTATGGCGGCGGCACCAAGGGTATCATGGGTGCGGTTGCCGAAGGGGCGCTCAAGGCCGGCGGCAAAGTGACCGGCATCATCCCGCGCTTCCTGATCAACAAAGAAGCGACCGAGAGCGCGCTGGACAAGCTCGACGAACTCCTGATCACCGACAACATGCACGAGCGCAAGCACAGGATGTTCGAGAAATCCGACGCCTTTGTGGCGCTGCCGGGCGGCATCGGCACGGTCGAGGAGATCGTCGAGATCATGACCTGGGGGCAGCTCGGCCACCACCGCAAGCCGATCGTCTTCGCCAACGTCAGAGGTTTTTGGGATCCGATGCTTGCGCTGGTCGACCACATGTTGGCGGAAGGCTTCATCCATACCGCGCAGCGGGTCAAGCCGCTGGTCGTCAACGACCCCGAGGCCATCGTCGCCGCCATCATGGTGGCTGGTTCGTCGGTCGACGCGCCGACGGAGGGCATGCAATCGGTGATAGACAAAATGTAAGGAAGTAGGGGAGTAAGGGAGTATGTAGGAATGCCGGCTGATGAAGCGCGTCCCCTACTCCCCTACTCCCCTACTCCCCTACTCCCCTACCTTTGACCGAACCAGCCGGGAACCTGGAGGACCTGACATCGTTGCACGGACAGTCGCCTTTGACCTGCGCCTGCACGAGGAAACCGAGTTCGAATGTTGAACGCACTCCAAGTCCTGACGGTGATGATCGTTGCGCTGCCGATGGCGCTTTCCGTTGCACACGCCCTGGAGCTTCCCGGCAAGATGCGGCTCGAGGAGAATACCTATCGTGCCGTGCAGCGGATCTACTATCCCGGGTTCACCATCGGCGGCGCGGCCGAACCATTGAGTGTGGTCGCAACCGGCCTTCTGTTGGTCCTGACGCCGAGCGGAACCGTGGCTTTCTGGCTCGTACTGACGGCGTTTGTGGCCATGCTTGCCACTGTTGCCGTCTACTGGCTCGCTGTTCACCCAGTCAACAAGTACTGGATGGAGGGACAGGCCGTAAGCACGTCCGGCGCTGTGTTTTTTGGCGCCGGCTCAACGCCGGAGAGTCGGCAGCCGAAATGGACGGAGTTCCGCGACCGATGGGAGCGTTCGCACGTGGCGCGGGCGATTTTGACCAGCGTCGGCTTGCTGGCGCTGGTGATTTCACTCGTCGTTCGCCCGTAGGCAAGGTTCGGCTTCAGGCCTTTTGGGCTACACACTCGCACCGGCATCGCAAATAGACGGCGTCAGGCTCCGCTCCCCAGACGTTCCAGGACGATAGCGCCTGATCGAGTTCCGCCTGTGTCGCGAGCCCCCTTTCGATCAGCTTCGGGCCGAGAGACTTCAGGCTGCGCCTGGCATCCCCGACCGCTTCGTGGCGGGTCGCGGCATCGGCGCTGTGGTTGACGTAGCTGGCTCCCGTCCAAACCGGCACAAAACCGTGCGCCCGCAGAATCGCGCCTTGCCGGCGCCCGAACTGGAGGGCGTCAGGCCCGTCATGTTCGTACCATCGCTGCCAGAGGTCGAGCGAGGTTCGCAGGCCCGGCAGGTCGGGATGAAGGATGTTGCCGCCGATATCGGCATCGCGCGTGGCAACCAGACCTCCCAGCCGCAGCACCCGCCTCGCCTCAGCGAGCGTTCTGGCCAGCATCGACGCATCCTGATGGTAAAGGACGGCGTGGAAGAAGACGGCGTCGAAGGTTTCGTCATCGAACGGCAAGGCCGTCATATCGGCTTCGCGGAACGACAGATTGCTCAGTCCGGCCGTCTCGGCCAGTTCATTCGCCGCCGCGATCGACCGGCCCTGGATATCGACGCCCACAGCCAAGCCGACATGAGGGGCCATAGTCGCGGTGATGTTTCCCGGTCCGCAGCCAATGTCGAGCAGCCGCATGCCGGGTTTCAGGAAAGGCAGGAAGAAGGCGGACGATTCCTGCCCTCGCTTCTGCTGAAAGCTCAGGATCGAGCCGTCGTACATCGGCTTTTTCATATCGGCGACACGTCCGCGAATCCATGGCGGATATGATCCCTCATTCCGCTCGGTGCGACCAGCCTTCGGGCGTTGAGGTGATCGAGGTAGCGACCGATGTCATCGTCGGGGCCGCGCATCATGGCGCGACTGCGGCGAGCGCTTGCACTTTATCAAGCTCCACGGCACGCTGGTGAATGTTGGCCAAGGATGTCGTTTCGATGATCGTCACCAGCAAATCCGGATGAAGGTGCAAATTGCGTTCGACTGAATATCTCCGCCACCTCTTCAGCCTCGAGGGCAAGCACGCCTTCATCACCGGCGCCAGCCGTGGTCTTGGACTCGCCTTCGCCGAGGCGCTTGCCGGCGCCGGCGCGCGCGTCACGCTCGGCGGCCGCAAGACGGACGAGCTCAAGCTTGCCGGCGACACACTGCGGGCCGAAGGCCTTGATGCCGCGGAAGCGGTGATCGACGTGACCGATACGCATTCGGTGGACCAGGCGATAGCGGCGGTGGAAGCCGGTACCCCGATCGACATCCTCATCAACAATGCCGGCATCCAGCGCCGGGCGCCGCTTGAGACGTTTTCCGACGCCGACTGGGACGAGCTGATGGCGACCAATCTCGATGGCGTGTTCAAGGTCAGCCGGGCGGTGGTGAAAGGCATGATCGCGCGCCGCAGCGGCGTCATCATCAACGTCTCCTCGGTTCAAAGCGCGCTCGCCCGCCCCTCGATCGCCCCCTATGCCGCGAGCAAGGGCGCCATCACCATGCTGACCAAGTCGATGGCCGGCGAATGGGGCCAGTACGGCATCCGCGTCAACGCCATTGCCCCGGGCTATTTCAAGACCGAGCTCAACGCGGCGCTGGTCGCCGACGAGACATTCTCCAGCTGGCTGACCGGCCGCACGCCGATGCGGCGCTGGGGCGAGGTGCGCGAGCTCGCGGGCGCTGCTGTGTTCCTGGCCTCGGATGCCGCGAGCTTCGTGACGGGGCAGACGTTGCTGGTGGATGGCGGGATTACGAGCGTGCTGTAGAAACGCGGCGCTTAGCTCTGCGGAGTTCAACCTCTCAAATCGGCAGGCTGGTCTCGCCGGTCGATAAATGCGGTTCGATCGTTTTGGATACGATCGCGGCTGTTTTCGTACCTGCCCTGCCGTTCACAAATCCGGCCAGCACCCTGTCCACCGAAAGCCTGCCCGAGCCGGCGAGCGCCAGGATGAACATCCCGCCGGCGATGGCGAGATCCTTCTCGAAATGCAGCAGCTCGTTCTGGCTGGCGAAGTTGGTGTGGAAGAGGCTTGCCGTCATCAGGCAGAACAGGCCGAGCGCGACGGCGCCGAGGCGGGTCAGGATGCCGAGAGCGACGGAGAGGCCGGCGCCGAGTTGCAGCGCGATGGTGGCGAGAAGCAGCGGGGTGCCGACGCCGAGCGCGGCCATCGCCTTCCGGGCGCCTTCGAAATGTGTCGCCAGCACCAGCGCCTCATGCACGAAGATCAGCGAAAGGAGCAGGCGGCCGGCAAGCAGGGTCACGTCCCTGATATGGAGCTTTGCGGCGATTTCGGTCGGCGTCATGGTCGGCTCCTATTCGGCAAAAAAATCCAACGCTGCGTCTCTCCGAATGCGCGAGTGCGCAAACTCGGAGTTGAAAGGTCGGAGCCGGCGGAGGGAGAGCGATGCCGGCTCCGATTTTCGGGCGCCAACCGCCGGCGCCCAAAAAAGCTGGGTGGGTGGAGGCCGGGCCGGCGCCAAGCCCCTCGCCGGCCGCCTCGCTGCCACCTCTCCCCCACTTTGTGGGCGAGGAAACGAGGTCCTACTTCGTCACCTTGCTGTCGATGGCCTTCTGCAGGTCCTCGCGTTCCTCGCAACCCGCCGGGCAGAGCTTTTCCAGCGAGGCCAGCTGCTCCTTGGCCTTGGCCATGTCGCCGGTCTCGACATAGAGCTCGCCCAGATATTCATGCGCGGCCTTGTGGTCGGGCTTAAGCTCCAGCGCCTTGGTGTAGTAGGTCAGCGAGGTCTGGTAGTCGCCGGTTTTGCGCAGCGTGAAGCCGAGCAGATTGTAGACGTCGGCCTGCTGGGTGTCCTGCGCGAGGTCGCGCAGGTCGGCCAGCGCGCTTTGATAGTCCTTGGCGTCGATCTTGGCCTTGACGGCCGTCAGGTCCGGCGCATCGGCGCCTTCGATGTCGTCCACGGCATAGGCCGGCACGGCGATGGCGATCGGGGCCGCGGTCAAGACCGCAATGGTGCCAAGCACCGCGAAAAGTGCGTGTTTCATGGGAGTTGTCGCTTTCTGTTCAGGATCCGATTCAAATCAGATCTGGGTTGGGGTGAAGGCATAGGCGCTGCCGTCCTTGACGAAGCTGCCGGTGCCGGGGAACGGGAAGTGCGAGCCGCAGATGCGGATATTATCGGCAATCACCTGGTCGATGATCTTGTGGCGCGTGGCGATCGCCATCGGCCCGTCCTGGTCGTAGCTGCCCTGCCATTCGGGATGCGGCGCGAGCAGCGCCGGCACATACATGGTGTCGGCCGAGACGAGGAACTGCTCGGCGCCGGCATCGACATGGTAGACGGAGTGGCCGGGCGTGTGGCCGGGCGCCGCCATGATGCGGATGCCGGGCACCACCTCGGCGCCGTCGTCGACCAGCTTCCAGTTCTTCCATTTCGGGAAGTTTTCGGCAATGCGCTTGCCCGCCGGCTTGCGGCCCTCGGGCAGCTTGGCGAGGCGGCTGGGATCGGTCCACCAATTGTATTCGGCAGCGTTGACGATGAGCTCGGCATTCGGGAATACCGGCGCGTTGGTGCCCTTCTCCATCAGGCCCCATGCATGATCCGGATGGAAATGCGAGATCATGATGGTGTCGATCGCCTTGTAGTCGATACCGGCGGCCTTCATGTTGGCCGGCAGATGCGTGGCGTTGGCCTGCCACTGGCCGACGCCGGAGCCGGCATCCATCATGATCGTGCGGCCGTTCATCTGGAGCACGACGACGGTGAGCGGAATAGGCATGAACTCGGTGGTCAGTCCCGCCTTGGCGAGCGCTGCCTTGGTGTCGTCGACCGAAACGTCCTTGATGAAGGCCGGGTCGTGGGGCTTGCGCCAGATGCCGTCATAGACGGCGGTGACCTCGAGCGAGCCGATCTTGTATTTGTAGAAGCCGACGAGCGGCTCGACCGGGGTTTCGGCAAAGGCCGGCGGCGCGAATTCCAGCTTGCCGGCGATGCCGAAGGCGGCCGCGGCGGCCGCGGAGCCGAGTACCATGCGGCGTGTCATGTTGAACATCAGAAGTCTCCTAATGACTGCGGTTGGCGGTGGTGGTCAATGCGTGCCTTGGGAGGATGGCCTCATTACACAGCAAGACCCGGAAGGCCCGCGCTTTATTCCCGGGGTCTCCAAGTTTTTTCAGAAATGCTGGAGATGGCTGGCCGATTTACTCCGATGCGGGCCGCTGCCGGCGCTATTCATGTGACAGCAGACGGGTGACATCCGCGGAAGCGACGTTCTCAGCCGGTGGGATCGAGACCTATGCAAACAGACCGGCGCCGGGCTTGGGCCCGACGCCGTCGTTTCGGTTGTGCAAAAGATTCCGGGCAAACGCCCGCCAGAGGTCAATCCGGAGCGGCCAACTCGGCAGACAGCCGTTCCACCTGGTCGGTGCGCAATGTCGGCAGCGGTCTACTCGGCTGGGGTTGCGCGGAGGTTGCGGCGGGCCGTTCGCCTGTTCGTGCCACGCGACGGATCCGCGACGACGCCATTGGCTGCGGCGACGACGTCGTTGCGCGACCGTGCATTGGTCACCCTGTGCAGCCGCTCATAGGGCAGGAGCTCCTTGATGCGTGCATTGAGGGTGACGATCTCGGCGCGCAGGTCCTCGCATTCCTGCTTCTGGACATCGAGCTGTATCTGCTCGGATGCCTGCAGCAGCGAAAGCTGGGAGAGATTGGCGCTCGCCGCCGACAGGTTTCTCTTGTCGGCTTCGTTCTCGTTCTTCAGAACCGCCAGCCTCTCTTCGGCGATCTGCCGTTCGGTCACTGCATCGTTCAGCTGAACCTTGAGCCTGGCCATCTCGACCGAGACCTCGCTGTTTTCGTTCGAGGCCAGTTCCAGCCGCGCCTGCAGATCCTGGATTTCGGAACGCAGGCCGCGCATCTCGCTTTGCCGGCGCGCCTGCTCGGCTTCGCGGTCGCTTTCGGCGATGCGGGCCGCCTCGGTCATTTCGGCGAGCTTGGCCTGCGCGCTCTCCAGCAACTTCTGCAGCCGCATTTCCTCTTTCTCGGACTTGCCGAGTTGGGCCAGGAGTTCGGCGACACGGGCGGTTTCGCTGGCATGGGTCGCGGCGAATTCGTCGAGCTTGTGGCGCGCCTCGGCCTCGCGCTTCATCGCCTGTTCCAGGTCGATCGACAGCCCGACATGCTTTTCACGCAGCTGCTTGTTCTCGCCGGCACGCCTGTCGGCCTCGACGGTCTTGGCCGACAGCGCCTTGGCAATATCGCCGAATTCCGCCTCGCGCCTGGCGCTCTCATTGGCCGCCTCGACCAGCTCCAGCCTCGCGGCGGCAAGGGCCGAGCGCAGCGCCTCCCTGTCCTGCACCAGGCTTGCCTCGCGCTGCTGCCAGGCCTCGGCTGCACTGTCGAGCTCCCGCTGCCTCCTGGCCGCTTCGAGCAACTGTTCCGAAAGTGTCTTGTGCTCGGTGGTCAGGCCGGCATTGGCCAGCTCCAGTTCGTTGGCGCGCAACACGTCGCCGTGCAGGATGTTGAGGAGCTCGCGGGTCATCTGATGGGCGGTCGCGATCTCCGATAGCCTTGTATGGATTTCGTCCATGTGTCCCACGCCGTCGCGGAAGATGCCCGAGATGGCATTCAAGGCAGCCAATCTGGTCTGCGTATGCGGCGTCAGCCGCGGCGCCGGCACATCGGTTTCACCCTGAGACGGTTGATCGTCGCTGCTTGCTGCGAGGTCTCCTTCGACGGCTTCGGCGCCGGGCGACGATGGTTCGTCCCCGGTTGCAAGACCTGCCTCGAATGCTTCGGCAATCTCCTCCTGAAGGTCCTGAAATTCCTGATCGAGTCCCTCGGCACGCTTGATGAGAGATTTGAAATTCATGACACGATTACCTCTACGCTGAACCCCTGCACATCTAGTTAATTAATTACTAATGTACCCTTTCACGTTCCGCACGGGAAGCCCCGCCGACAGAAAGCCGAAATTGAGGTTACCACGCCTTTTTGGATGCTTGGGCGAAGTCCTGCCAGCATTACCTTTGCCGACTGAGATAAGTGCATGTTTCGGACCAGCGCGGCCTCGTCCCGGTCTATTCTCGCGCGGTGAGAAACTTCTTGAAAATGTGCAGATCGCCAGGTCGCCGGCCTTGCACCTCTGATGCTGGCCGGCCAAGCCGGCGACAGCCGCCATCACGCAACTGTCACACGAAAACCGGGCCACCCGTGCTAGAAACCCGGCTAAAGCATGTCCTTGTCCCGAAACCGCTGCACACTTTCGGGAGACATGCCATAGCCGCAACGCGACCCCGACCGCATCAAAAGACCCTGCGACGCCGCCATGAACATCGCTCTCCCCGCCGAAGGCACCGATCTCTCGCCCTATTTGCCGGACGAGCACGGGCTGTTCTTCATCTATCACTTCAAGGAGGACGGCTCCCGCACCAAGGACGTTGCCGAGGCGCACTGGACGTGGCGCAGCTACCAGATCACCGACCTGCGTGCCCGCCAGGAAATCGGCGCCGAGCAGGCCCTGCCGGCCCTGGTGCGCGAGGCGCTCCTGTCCCCCAGCCATGGCTGCCATATCGACTATGAGAGCGACTTCCTCTATGGCGATCTGCCCGATCTCAGGCACGATTTCGTCGAGGCGCGCGGGCTCACGCATTTCCGCTTCGCCTTCAACGACAGGATGCTGATCGGCGCTCGCAAGCAGCCGCTGGAATCGGTCGATGCCATCCGCAAGGCGGTGGAGAGCGGATCGCGTAAATTCCGCACGCCGGCCGAGCTGATCGAGGCGGTCATGGGGCAGTCGCTCGACGGCATGGCGGGCGAACTCGACAAGATGGGCGACACGCTTGACGGCATCGAGGACCGCATCGTCTGCGACGCCTGGCACAGCGAACGCCAGGCGCTGGTCGACGCGCGCCGGCAGCTGGTGATCGTCCACCGGCAAATGGCGACGCTGACCAGCCTGTTCCGCCATCTCGACCATTCGCATCGCAACGACTTGCCGGACCCGATCAACGACATGGCCACACGCCTCTCGCACCGAGCGCATACGCTGCATCATGACGGAGAGCAGCTGCAGGCGCGCACAAGGCTGTTGCAGGACGAACTGATGGCGAAGCTGACGGAGCAGTCGAACCAGCTGCTCTATATTCTCTCGGTGATGACTGCCGTGCTGTTGCCGATGACCATCATCTCCGGCCTGTTCGGCATGAATGTCGGCGGGATGCCGCTAGTCAACACGCCGATGGGTTTTTGGGTAGTGACGGCGATATCGGTCGTGATCGCCGGCTGTATCTATATGCTGGTGCGGCGGCTGGGACGCGTTTAAACGCTACGCCGTAGCGCGAAAATCCTCAACAATAGTGCCAGCGGCGCGGACTTCCGCTTCGTGGCCGGGTTCGCGCCAGGTTTCGGCGAGGCCGGCCGCGTACCATTCGCGCATTGCCGGCAAATCGAGCAGGCGCTTCAAATAGGCAGCGGCGGCACCCTCGAACACCAGGCCATAGGACTGCGCCCGGAACGCCACCGGGGCGAAGAAGGCATCGACGGCGGTGAAGCGCTCGCCGGTCAGGAACGGTCCGCCGAAGCGGGCGAGGCCGTCATTCCACAGATCGCCGAGACGGAAAACATCGTGCTTCAGCGCGTCGGACATGGGCGAAAGCTCGATGCGCACGCCGCAGCTCATCGGGCAGTCGTTGCGCAAAGCGGTGAAGCTCGAATGCATCTCGGCCGCGGCCGAGCGCGCCCAGGCGCGCGCTCTGGTCGACGACGGCCATACGCCCTGATGCCGCTCAGCCAGATATTCGACGATGCTGAGCGAATCCCAGACCGCCCAGCCGTCGTCGACCAGGCACGGCACGCGGCCGTTGGGCGAGAACGACCTGTAGAAATCAAAGCTCGGCCCGGCCGGGAACGGCATCAGCCGCTCCTCGAAAGGGATGTCGAGGGTGCGCATCAGCAGCCACGGCCGCAGCGACCATGAGGAGTAATTCTTGTTGCCGATGTGTAGCAGGTACATCCGGAAGTTCCTACTGAGCAGCCTGGACGGCGGGGCGGCGCGCCGTCATCAGCATCGACCAGGAATACATCGCCAGCGCCGTCCAGATCAGGGCAAAGGCAATGGCCTCGATCATGCCGAACGGCTCGTCGAAGATCAGCACCGCGATCAGGAACACCATGGTCGGCGCGATGTATTGCATGATGCCGATGGTTGAAAGGCGCAGCAGCCTGGCGCCGAAGGCGAAGAGCAGAAGCGGCACCGCGGTAATCGGACCGCAGCCGATCAACAAGGCCGTGTCGGAACCGGTGCTGGAGATGAAATGATCCTGCCCGGTCGCGATCAAATAGGCAATGTAGCAAAGCGCCGGCACCGACAGCAAAAGCACTTCGAGCAGAAAGCCCTGGCTGGGGCCGATCGGCAGCGTCTTGCGGAAGAAGCCGTAGGCGGCGAAGGAGAAGGCCAGCGCCAACGAAACCCAGGGCAATTTTCCGGCGTCGATCGTCAGCACTGCCACCGCGATCGCTGCCAGCGCCACCGCCGCGATCTGCAGGCGGTCGAGCCGCTCGCCTAGCAGAAGCGCGCCGACGACGACGCTGACCAGCGGGTTAATGTAATAGCCAAGCGCCGTCTCCACTGTGCGGTCGACCGAGATCGCCCAGACATAGATGCCCCAGTTGATCGAGATCAGCACCGCCGTCAGCGCCGCCATGGCAATGCTCTTCGGCGAGCGGATCGCCGCCTTGAAATCGGCGGTGCGGCCGGCCCAGACAAGAACCGCGGCGGCGATCGGCACCGACCAGACGACGCGGTTGGCGATCACCTCGGCAAGCGGCAGATGCGCCACCGCCTTCATGTAGAAGGGCAGCAGCCCCCATAGGAAATAGGCGCCGAGCGCCAAAAGGAAGCCGCGGCGGGCCTTGGCGTCTGCGTCGAGGGAAGCTGTTTCGGTAGCCATGGCCCAACGCTATGGCCCAGCCGATCGCCCAAGACCATCGCAAATTTCTGATGGATCAATGGACTTTTGGTGATGGTTCAAGAGGTCGGTGCGCTGTTCCTCGCTCCACGAAGTGGACCCGCTTTGCGGGGCGAGGAAAGGAGCCCTACTCCGCCGCCACCAGGCCCGCCATGTCGCGGTTCTTCATCAGCTTGTAGACGATCGAATCCATCAGCGCCTGGAAGGAGGCGTCGATGATGTTTTCCGACACGCCGACCGTCCACCAGCGGGCGCCGGTGGCATCGTGCGATTCGATCAGGACGCGGGTGATGGCCTCAGTGCCGCCATTGAGGATACGCACCTTAAAGTCGGCAAGCTCGAGGTCGACAATCTCGTTCTGGTATTTGCCGAGGTCCTTGCGCAGCGCGATGTCGAGCGCGTTCACCGGGCCACGGCCTTCGGCCACCGACATCTTCTCCTCGCCGTCGACCATCACCTTGACCACTGCTTCGGAGACCGTCTTCAGGTTGCCGTTGGCATCGAAGCGGCGCTCGACGAGGCAGCGGAACGAGGTGACGTTGAAGAATTCCGGCAGGCCGTGCAGCATCTTGCGGGCCAACAATTCGAAGGAGGCGTCGGCACCCTCATAGGCATAGCCTTCGGCCTCGCGCTCCTTGACGACGGCAATCAACGCGTCGAGCCGGTGGTCATCCTTCGGCACATCGATGCCGCGCCGCTTCAGCTCGGCGAGGAAATTGGCCTTGCCGCCCTGGTCCGAGACCATCACGCGGCGGCGGTTGCCGACGGCTTCGGGAGGCACATGTTCGTAAGTCGCCGGTTCCTTGGCCAACGCGGAGGCATGGATGCCGGCCTTGGTGGCGAAGGCCGAAGCGCCAACGTAAGGCGCCTGCGCTTCCGGCGCCCGGTTGAGCAATTCGTCGAAGGCGCGGGAGAGCCGCGAAATGCCGGTCAGCGCCTCGGCCGAAATGCCGGTCTCGAAGCGGTCGGCGAAGGCCGGCTTCAGCGAAATCGTCGGGATGATGGAGATCAGGTTGGCGTTGCCGCAGCGCTCGCCGATGCCGTTCAGCGTACCCTGGATCTGGCGCACGCCGGCCTCGACGGCGGCGAGCGAATTCGCCACCGCCTGGCCGGTGTCGTCATGGGCATGGATGCCGAGATGATCGCCCGGAATGCCGGACGCAATCACCTTTTCGACGATGGCGCGCACCTCCGACGGCTGCGTGCCGCCATTGGTGTCGCACAGCACCACCCAGCGCGCGCCAGCGTCATAGGCGGTCCTGGCGCAGGCCAGCGCATAATCAGGATTGGCCTTGAAACCATCGAAGAAATGCTCGCAATCGACCATGGCTTCCTTGGCCGAAGCCACCGCCGCCTCGACCGACGCCTTGATCGAGTCGAGGTTCTCCTCGTTGCTGCAGCCGAGCGCCACACGCACATGATAGTCCCAGCTCTTGGCGACGAAGCAGATGGCGTCGGACTTCGATTGCACCAGCGCTGCCAGGCCCGGATCGTTGGAAGCCGAGATCCCTGCCCGCTTGGTCATGCCGAAAGCGACGAATTTTGCCCGCGCCGTGCGCTTTTCCCGGAAGAAAGCGGTGTCGGTCGGATTGGCGCCAGGATAGCCGCCCTCGACATAGTCGATGCCGAAGTCGTCCAGCAGTTTTGCAATGGCGATCTTGTCCTCGACGGAAAAGTCGATGCCCGGCGTCTGCTGGCCGTCGCGAAGGGTGGTGTCGAAGAGATAGAGGCGCTCGCGAGCCATTGTCATTTCCCCGCAAACTTATCCGTCGCGCGGATCAGCCGGTCGAGTATTCCCGGCTCCGAATAGGCGTGGCCGGCGCCTTCGATGAGGTGGAAATCCGCCTTCGGCCAGGCCTTGTGCAGCGCCCAGGCGTAGCGCGCCGGGCACGGCATGTCGTAGCGGCCGTGGACGATGGTGCCGGGGATGTCCTTCAGCTTCCAGGCGTCGCGCAGCAGTTGTCCCTCTTCCAGCCAGCCGGCGTGGACGAAATAATGGTTTTCGATGCGGGCGAAGGCCACCGCATAGTCGTCCTCGCCGAAAGGGCCGCTGGTTTCCGGTTCCGGCAGCAGCGTGATCGTCTCGCCTTCCCACAGGCTCCAGGCACGGGCCGCCTCGACCTGCGCCTTACGGTCGGAGCCGACCAGCCGCTTGCGGTAGGCGGCCATCATGTCGCCGCGCTCGGCTTCCGGGATCGGCGCCAGGAAACGTTCCCACTTGTCGGGGAACATCTCGGAGACGCCGAACTGGTAATACCATTCGAGCTCGGCGCGGGTGAGCGTGTAGATGCCGCGCACGACCAGTTCGCTGACTCGCTCCGGATGTGTCTCGGCATAGGCGAGCGCCAGCGTCGAACCCCATGAGCCGCCTAACACCAGCCATTTGTCGAAGCCGCACATTTCGCGCAGGCGTTCGATGTCGCCGACGAGATGCCAGGTGGTGTTGGCTTCCAGCGAGGCATTGGGCGTCGACTTGCCGCAGCCGCGCTGGTCGAACAGGATTACGTCGTAGAGCTTCGGGTCGAACAGCCGCCGGTGTTTCGGCGAGATGGTGCCGCCCGGGCCGCCATGCAGGAACACGGCCGGCTTGGCGCCTTTGGTGCCGGAGCGCTCCCAATAGACGGTATGGCCGTCGCCGACATCGAGCATGCCCGAATCGAACGGCTCGATCTCTGGATAGAGCGTACGCAAGGAACTGCTGTGGATCGTCATAGTTTCAAGCCGTGCTGCGGCCAGTTGGCCGTCTCGTGGTCGGGGTGCTGGAAGGAGATGATCTGCTCCTGCTTCCTGTAATAATCGGGG is drawn from Mesorhizobium sp. B1-1-8 and contains these coding sequences:
- a CDS encoding TIGR00730 family Rossman fold protein; translation: MNTIRSVCVYCGSSPGRDEAYVKAGHLLGRSLAKSGLRLVYGGGTKGIMGAVAEGALKAGGKVTGIIPRFLINKEATESALDKLDELLITDNMHERKHRMFEKSDAFVALPGGIGTVEEIVEIMTWGQLGHHRKPIVFANVRGFWDPMLALVDHMLAEGFIHTAQRVKPLVVNDPEAIVAAIMVAGSSVDAPTEGMQSVIDKM
- a CDS encoding anthrone oxygenase family protein encodes the protein MLNALQVLTVMIVALPMALSVAHALELPGKMRLEENTYRAVQRIYYPGFTIGGAAEPLSVVATGLLLVLTPSGTVAFWLVLTAFVAMLATVAVYWLAVHPVNKYWMEGQAVSTSGAVFFGAGSTPESRQPKWTEFRDRWERSHVARAILTSVGLLALVISLVVRP
- a CDS encoding methyltransferase domain-containing protein, whose translation is MKKPMYDGSILSFQQKRGQESSAFFLPFLKPGMRLLDIGCGPGNITATMAPHVGLAVGVDIQGRSIAAANELAETAGLSNLSFREADMTALPFDDETFDAVFFHAVLYHQDASMLARTLAEARRVLRLGGLVATRDADIGGNILHPDLPGLRTSLDLWQRWYEHDGPDALQFGRRQGAILRAHGFVPVWTGASYVNHSADAATRHEAVGDARRSLKSLGPKLIERGLATQAELDQALSSWNVWGAEPDAVYLRCRCECVAQKA
- a CDS encoding glucose 1-dehydrogenase; its protein translation is MRSTEYLRHLFSLEGKHAFITGASRGLGLAFAEALAGAGARVTLGGRKTDELKLAGDTLRAEGLDAAEAVIDVTDTHSVDQAIAAVEAGTPIDILINNAGIQRRAPLETFSDADWDELMATNLDGVFKVSRAVVKGMIARRSGVIINVSSVQSALARPSIAPYAASKGAITMLTKSMAGEWGQYGIRVNAIAPGYFKTELNAALVADETFSSWLTGRTPMRRWGEVRELAGAAVFLASDAASFVTGQTLLVDGGITSVL
- a CDS encoding DoxX family protein; its protein translation is MTPTEIAAKLHIRDVTLLAGRLLLSLIFVHEALVLATHFEGARKAMAALGVGTPLLLATIALQLGAGLSVALGILTRLGAVALGLFCLMTASLFHTNFASQNELLHFEKDLAIAGGMFILALAGSGRLSVDRVLAGFVNGRAGTKTAAIVSKTIEPHLSTGETSLPI
- a CDS encoding tetratricopeptide repeat protein, coding for MKHALFAVLGTIAVLTAAPIAIAVPAYAVDDIEGADAPDLTAVKAKIDAKDYQSALADLRDLAQDTQQADVYNLLGFTLRKTGDYQTSLTYYTKALELKPDHKAAHEYLGELYVETGDMAKAKEQLASLEKLCPAGCEEREDLQKAIDSKVTK
- a CDS encoding MBL fold metallo-hydrolase, producing MFNMTRRMVLGSAAAAAAFGIAGKLEFAPPAFAETPVEPLVGFYKYKIGSLEVTAVYDGIWRKPHDPAFIKDVSVDDTKAALAKAGLTTEFMPIPLTVVVLQMNGRTIMMDAGSGVGQWQANATHLPANMKAAGIDYKAIDTIMISHFHPDHAWGLMEKGTNAPVFPNAELIVNAAEYNWWTDPSRLAKLPEGRKPAGKRIAENFPKWKNWKLVDDGAEVVPGIRIMAAPGHTPGHSVYHVDAGAEQFLVSADTMYVPALLAPHPEWQGSYDQDGPMAIATRHKIIDQVIADNIRICGSHFPFPGTGSFVKDGSAYAFTPTQI
- a CDS encoding transporter; the encoded protein is MNIALPAEGTDLSPYLPDEHGLFFIYHFKEDGSRTKDVAEAHWTWRSYQITDLRARQEIGAEQALPALVREALLSPSHGCHIDYESDFLYGDLPDLRHDFVEARGLTHFRFAFNDRMLIGARKQPLESVDAIRKAVESGSRKFRTPAELIEAVMGQSLDGMAGELDKMGDTLDGIEDRIVCDAWHSERQALVDARRQLVIVHRQMATLTSLFRHLDHSHRNDLPDPINDMATRLSHRAHTLHHDGEQLQARTRLLQDELMAKLTEQSNQLLYILSVMTAVLLPMTIISGLFGMNVGGMPLVNTPMGFWVVTAISVVIAGCIYMLVRRLGRV